A genomic region of Methanosarcina thermophila TM-1 contains the following coding sequences:
- a CDS encoding nitrogenase component 1: MSGTELTENKLIEERIDLSRATCPNREQRASGINVWYGKASDLVKEARSGCLRQRERNFQQSSGCVLNFYLSVRIGTIRDAVAIYHAPVGCSSAALGYRELYRHVPVELGRPANYDLHWMTTNLGEKDVVYGAGDKLAAAIKEAERRYNPKAIFILTSCTSGIIGEDIEGVVAQVQPEIKATIVPIHCEGSRSKLVQTGYDAFWHAVLKYLTKKPEKKQNDLVNVASMLSYTWQDRLEIKRLLGKIGLRVNFVPEFASVEQFEQLSEAAVTAPLCPTYTDYLARGLKQEYGVPYFLYPSPMGIANTDEWLREIGRHTGKEKEVEALIEEEHKKWLPKLKAIKHEFENFKGNGEKVEVLGALGQGRLLAQVPYFDELGLKSSAAMCQDFDNLILQDLERLLSQVGDFDILVNTFQAAEQTHITNHRNPDIAMTCPFQGGAFKRDKGVTRVHALRSDAHPWSAQSGYTGAIAFGNFLLQSLKSHSYQRTMKEKTQSTYKDWWYKQPNPLYYLKAED, encoded by the coding sequence ATGTCAGGAACAGAACTCACTGAAAATAAATTGATCGAGGAAAGAATCGATCTATCGCGGGCCACATGTCCCAACAGAGAACAGAGGGCAAGCGGTATTAATGTCTGGTATGGAAAAGCAAGCGACCTTGTAAAAGAAGCCCGCAGCGGTTGTCTCAGGCAAAGGGAGAGGAATTTCCAGCAGTCAAGTGGTTGTGTTCTGAACTTCTACCTTTCAGTAAGGATAGGAACAATCCGTGATGCTGTGGCAATATACCATGCACCTGTAGGCTGTTCATCAGCAGCACTCGGATACCGTGAACTCTACAGGCATGTGCCTGTTGAACTCGGGCGCCCTGCAAATTATGACCTCCACTGGATGACAACAAATCTCGGGGAAAAAGATGTCGTGTATGGTGCAGGTGACAAGCTTGCAGCAGCAATAAAAGAAGCTGAGAGACGGTACAATCCGAAAGCAATCTTCATACTCACATCCTGTACTTCAGGAATAATCGGAGAGGACATCGAAGGAGTTGTCGCACAGGTTCAGCCTGAAATAAAGGCAACTATAGTCCCGATTCACTGTGAGGGTTCACGTTCAAAGCTTGTCCAGACTGGGTATGACGCCTTCTGGCATGCAGTTTTGAAATACCTCACAAAAAAGCCGGAAAAGAAGCAGAATGATCTCGTAAATGTAGCGAGTATGCTCTCGTACACCTGGCAGGACAGGCTGGAGATAAAACGCCTGCTTGGGAAAATTGGCCTGAGAGTGAATTTTGTTCCCGAATTCGCATCAGTAGAACAGTTTGAACAGCTCTCAGAAGCTGCTGTTACTGCACCCCTGTGCCCGACTTACACAGACTATCTCGCACGCGGGCTCAAGCAGGAATATGGAGTGCCTTATTTCCTCTATCCCTCGCCTATGGGTATCGCAAATACGGATGAGTGGCTGAGAGAGATCGGAAGGCACACCGGGAAAGAAAAGGAAGTAGAAGCCCTCATCGAAGAAGAACATAAAAAGTGGCTTCCAAAACTGAAAGCAATAAAACACGAGTTTGAGAACTTCAAAGGCAATGGAGAGAAAGTGGAAGTTCTGGGTGCACTTGGTCAGGGAAGACTTCTGGCGCAGGTCCCGTACTTTGACGAACTCGGGCTTAAATCTTCAGCTGCAATGTGCCAGGACTTTGACAATCTCATCCTTCAGGACTTGGAGAGATTACTCTCTCAGGTAGGGGATTTTGACATACTGGTAAATACCTTCCAGGCTGCCGAACAGACACACATAACAAACCATAGGAATCCCGATATTGCAATGACCTGCCCATTCCAGGGAGGCGCATTCAAGCGCGACAAAGGAGTAACAAGGGTGCATGCCTTAAGGTCCGATGCGCATCCCTGGAGCGCTCAGAGCGGGTATACGGGAGCGATTGCATTTGGGAATTTCCTTTTGCAGTCTTTAAAAAGCCATTCTTATCAACGGACAATGAAAGAGAAGACTCAGAGTACATACAAAGACTGGTGGTACAAACAACCTAATCCGCTGTATTATCTAAAAGCGGAGGACTGA
- a CDS encoding nitrogenase component 1, with protein sequence MAKSVYKSIYKSTVPTREDRLNTTITYGGTASELVNLTTRKCLKSKDRAFSQTTFCQEWLAIFTLATIKDAVLIIHAPVGCTSSLPYINIFSRFGQILRGEIPLNVKWISTNLTHVEAIHGGEDKLKEAILEADKRHNPNVIFVFSSCVAGILGEDIDSITKRVQGEVSATVIPVYCDGFKSKVWASGYDGSFQGVLNHLVKKPKKRRNDLVNVINPLTVGRLDEVEIERLLAKLKLKANFIPNFTTTEAIGKSSEAALTTSMCPTFSEYFAKSLEERFQVPYTQKVMPVGLDNTDLWLREIGKLLGKEDEVETVIKAERERVEPKIEELKEKLAGKRAFVSAGQSRAVGIPNLLADLGMDIVGVTAYHYDEVIFESFANLEKRCGNFCTNIANVQPFEQTNILNKEQPVFLFRSRGGVNLGCKAGIPYSYDLQFISYLCWL encoded by the coding sequence ATGGCAAAGAGTGTCTATAAAAGTATTTACAAAAGCACAGTTCCTACTAGAGAGGATCGCTTGAACACTACAATCACATATGGCGGAACCGCCAGTGAACTTGTGAATTTAACAACAAGGAAGTGTTTGAAGTCAAAAGACCGGGCGTTCTCCCAGACTACTTTCTGTCAGGAGTGGCTTGCAATATTCACGCTTGCAACCATAAAAGATGCAGTTTTAATTATTCATGCGCCTGTAGGATGTACCAGCTCACTGCCTTATATTAATATATTCAGCCGCTTTGGACAAATTCTGAGGGGAGAGATACCATTAAATGTTAAATGGATTTCTACAAATCTTACTCATGTAGAGGCCATTCATGGAGGAGAGGACAAACTTAAGGAAGCAATCTTAGAGGCAGATAAAAGACACAATCCGAATGTTATTTTTGTATTTTCCTCATGTGTTGCAGGGATTCTCGGGGAGGACATTGACTCTATAACAAAACGAGTTCAGGGAGAGGTATCTGCAACAGTAATCCCCGTATACTGTGATGGGTTTAAATCAAAGGTATGGGCATCCGGATACGATGGGTCATTCCAGGGAGTTTTGAATCATCTTGTTAAGAAGCCTAAAAAGAGAAGGAATGATTTAGTCAATGTGATAAATCCACTTACAGTAGGAAGACTTGATGAAGTTGAAATCGAACGACTTCTGGCTAAATTAAAACTTAAAGCAAACTTCATCCCAAACTTCACTACTACGGAAGCTATTGGAAAGTCGTCAGAAGCAGCTCTCACTACAAGTATGTGCCCAACGTTCAGCGAGTACTTTGCAAAATCATTAGAAGAACGCTTCCAAGTGCCTTATACTCAAAAAGTAATGCCAGTCGGCCTTGATAATACAGATCTGTGGCTTAGAGAGATTGGGAAATTACTTGGAAAAGAAGATGAGGTAGAAACGGTCATAAAAGCGGAAAGAGAAAGAGTAGAGCCAAAGATAGAAGAACTTAAAGAAAAGCTTGCGGGAAAAAGAGCATTCGTAAGTGCAGGACAATCAAGGGCAGTGGGAATTCCAAACCTTCTTGCAGATCTGGGGATGGATATTGTAGGAGTCACTGCATATCATTATGACGAAGTAATCTTCGAAAGCTTTGCAAATTTAGAGAAGAGATGTGGAAACTTCTGTACCAATATTGCTAATGTACAGCCGTTTGAGCAGACAAATATACTAAATAAAGAACAGCCTGTATTTCTATTTCGGTCACGTGGGGGAGTCAATCTGGGCTGCAAAGCAGGGATTCCCTACAGCTATGATTTACAATTTATCAGTTATCTATGCTGGCTATAA
- the mtaA gene encoding methylcobamide:CoM methyltransferase MtaA has product MAEMTLRERLLNALEGKEVDKVPVCSVTQTGIVELMEEVGAPWPEAHSDPDKMAKLAIANYELSGLEAVRVPYCLTVLAEAMGCEVNLGTVSRQPSVTGHPYPKDLEDMKMPENLLDMGRIRAVLDSIKIIRERVGPDVPIIGGLEGPITLASDLVSIKSFMKWSIKKPDLLRQALDFATDATIAYANAMAIAGADVVSVADPVASPDLMSPDSFKNELQPRLQRFASEVNSVKVLHVCGNVAPILDYMADCGFEGLSVEEKVGSIKKAKEILGDRARLVGNISSPFVLLPGPIEKIKEEAKKALAEGVDVLAPGCGIAPMTPLSHIKAMVEARDEYYASGSAK; this is encoded by the coding sequence ATGGCTGAAATGACACTTAGAGAGAGACTTTTAAACGCACTGGAAGGGAAAGAAGTTGACAAAGTGCCGGTCTGTTCTGTAACCCAGACCGGAATTGTTGAATTAATGGAAGAAGTGGGAGCTCCCTGGCCAGAAGCTCATTCTGACCCAGATAAGATGGCAAAGCTGGCAATTGCAAATTACGAGCTTAGCGGACTTGAAGCTGTAAGAGTTCCTTACTGTCTGACCGTACTTGCCGAAGCCATGGGCTGCGAGGTGAACTTAGGCACAGTTAGCAGGCAGCCTTCCGTTACTGGGCATCCTTATCCTAAAGATCTGGAAGACATGAAGATGCCAGAGAATCTGCTTGATATGGGCAGAATCCGGGCTGTACTGGATTCAATAAAAATAATAAGAGAAAGAGTTGGACCGGATGTGCCCATTATAGGTGGTCTGGAAGGTCCTATTACCCTTGCTTCCGATTTGGTGAGTATAAAATCCTTTATGAAATGGTCTATTAAAAAACCCGATCTGCTACGGCAGGCACTGGATTTTGCAACCGATGCAACGATAGCTTATGCGAATGCTATGGCTATTGCAGGAGCAGACGTTGTCTCTGTTGCTGATCCTGTAGCATCTCCTGACCTCATGAGTCCGGACTCCTTTAAAAATGAACTCCAACCAAGGCTACAGAGATTTGCTTCAGAAGTAAACTCTGTTAAAGTCCTGCATGTCTGTGGAAATGTCGCCCCTATCCTTGATTATATGGCTGACTGCGGTTTCGAAGGCTTGAGCGTTGAAGAGAAAGTCGGCAGTATAAAGAAGGCTAAGGAAATACTTGGGGACAGGGCAAGGCTAGTAGGAAATATCTCCAGTCCATTTGTCCTTCTTCCGGGTCCGATTGAAAAAATAAAGGAGGAAGCGAAAAAGGCTCTTGCCGAGGGTGTAGATGTACTGGCTCCAGGATGTGGAATCGCACCTATGACCCCGCTTTCTCACATTAAGGCTATGGTCGAGGCAAGAGACGAGTATTATGCCTCAGGATCCGCAAAGTAA
- a CDS encoding O-acetyl-ADP-ribose deacetylase, translating into MLQISDRIRIIQGDIVKMEVDAIVNAANPTLLGGGGVDGAIHRAAGPGLLEECKGLKGCATGEAKITKGYLLPAKWVIHTVGPVWQGGQKGEDNLLASCYRKSLELAREYEVRTIAFPAISTGAYNFPSERAARIAVSEIKKFIQENQLPEKVFLICFNEETCRHLKAALSESFVV; encoded by the coding sequence ATGTTGCAGATTTCGGACAGGATAAGAATAATCCAGGGAGACATTGTAAAAATGGAAGTTGATGCAATTGTAAATGCCGCAAACCCTACTCTCCTTGGAGGTGGAGGGGTCGATGGCGCTATCCATAGAGCTGCAGGACCCGGACTCCTTGAAGAATGTAAAGGTTTAAAAGGTTGTGCTACAGGAGAGGCAAAAATTACAAAGGGTTATCTCCTGCCTGCAAAATGGGTAATACATACTGTGGGTCCTGTATGGCAGGGGGGACAGAAAGGAGAGGACAATCTGCTGGCTTCCTGTTATAGAAAAAGTCTTGAGCTTGCCAGAGAATATGAAGTAAGAACCATTGCCTTTCCAGCCATAAGTACAGGAGCATACAATTTTCCTTCAGAAAGGGCTGCAAGAATTGCAGTCTCCGAAATAAAAAAGTTTATTCAGGAAAACCAATTGCCGGAGAAGGTCTTCCTTATTTGCTTCAATGAAGAAACATGCAGGCATCTTAAGGCAGCATTGTCAGAAAGTTTTGTAGTTTAA
- a CDS encoding nitrogenase component 1: MGISETLETTNLISGAIEAPRYSCALGGAYATAVGIFGTVPILHSGAGCGIGQLFGQFYAGGQNAGGPFGGTSTPCSSLVEEHVIFGGEKKLENLIKSTTELVNGELFAIISGCVPSLIGDDVESVVRAFKEKNPGIPIIHVNTSGFAGTSYDGYEYFFDAVINQLLEETPKEKGLVNVFGIVPSQHIFWKGEANAVKKLLERIGLKPNLIVGEFDALKNLKKISAAEYNIVLSSWIGHKTAQKLEEKFGIPYISFPGVPVGPKQTSEFLRVVGERLGVSSDLIENLIATEEKRAYRFAEYIGDVLLIARPHPYFAVVADSNSAVSITKYLANEVGYLPDLVQITDNPPWEARKLINEELTVNLETPAWPEIIYEVDAHRIRENLKDRNFMFLLASSLETFISGPEFNAIHLTVSFPSYDRVILERSYAGFSGGLTLMEDIMSKYAGPL; the protein is encoded by the coding sequence ATGGGAATCAGTGAAACTTTAGAGACTACTAATCTTATATCAGGTGCAATCGAAGCCCCTCGCTACTCCTGCGCGCTTGGAGGGGCATATGCAACCGCAGTCGGCATATTCGGAACTGTACCTATCCTTCATTCAGGCGCAGGGTGTGGAATCGGACAGCTTTTCGGCCAGTTCTACGCAGGCGGCCAGAACGCAGGAGGACCCTTCGGAGGTACAAGTACTCCCTGTTCATCTCTGGTTGAGGAGCATGTTATTTTCGGTGGGGAGAAGAAACTTGAAAATCTCATAAAATCTACAACTGAACTTGTAAACGGGGAATTATTTGCAATCATCTCAGGCTGTGTGCCCTCCCTCATCGGAGACGATGTCGAATCCGTTGTCAGGGCATTTAAGGAAAAGAATCCAGGAATCCCAATTATACATGTGAATACCTCGGGCTTTGCAGGAACCTCGTATGACGGTTATGAGTACTTCTTCGATGCAGTCATAAATCAGCTTCTTGAGGAGACTCCAAAAGAGAAAGGGCTTGTAAACGTATTCGGAATAGTTCCTTCTCAGCATATCTTCTGGAAAGGCGAGGCAAATGCGGTAAAGAAACTCCTTGAAAGAATAGGCTTGAAGCCGAATCTAATTGTAGGGGAATTTGACGCGCTCAAAAACCTGAAAAAAATCTCGGCTGCGGAATATAATATCGTACTCTCTTCCTGGATCGGGCATAAAACCGCACAGAAACTGGAAGAAAAGTTCGGGATTCCTTATATCTCCTTCCCTGGGGTGCCGGTCGGACCTAAACAGACTTCGGAATTCCTAAGAGTCGTCGGTGAAAGATTAGGTGTTTCATCCGATCTGATTGAAAACCTGATTGCCACTGAGGAAAAGCGGGCTTATAGGTTTGCAGAATACATCGGGGATGTACTTTTGATCGCCAGGCCTCATCCTTATTTTGCAGTGGTCGCTGACAGCAATTCCGCTGTAAGCATTACAAAATACCTTGCAAATGAAGTTGGATACCTGCCTGACCTTGTTCAGATAACGGACAATCCACCTTGGGAAGCCCGTAAACTGATAAATGAGGAACTGACAGTCAATCTTGAAACCCCAGCCTGGCCTGAGATAATATATGAAGTGGATGCCCACAGGATTCGAGAGAATTTGAAAGACAGGAATTTCATGTTCCTGCTTGCAAGTTCTCTTGAGACTTTCATATCCGGCCCGGAATTTAATGCCATACACCTGACGGTTTCATTCCCTTCCTATGACCGTGTGATACTTGAGCGGAGTTACGCAGGGTTCAGCGGAGGGCTTACTTTAATGGAAGACATAATGAGCAAATATGCAGGGCCTCTGTGA
- a CDS encoding MarR family transcriptional regulator, whose product MPPSAKLVFKTLEAKGQMTQKDIIRETILPSRTVRYALNRLKEEKILIERFYFVDSRQSLYEINRCVDNALRI is encoded by the coding sequence TTGCCTCCATCGGCAAAGCTGGTGTTTAAAACCCTTGAAGCCAAAGGGCAGATGACACAGAAAGACATAATTCGTGAAACAATACTTCCTTCACGCACAGTAAGATATGCATTAAACAGGCTGAAGGAAGAAAAGATTCTGATAGAACGCTTCTATTTCGTTGACTCACGTCAGAGCCTTTACGAAATAAACAGATGCGTAGATAACGCTCTTAGAATATGA
- the mtaC gene encoding methanol--corrinoid protein MtaC codes for MEVKHLIEIDPSSILVRYNVKMEKEMTPEEAAEELYPKDSLIYPIAKAIFEGEEDDVVEGLQKAIDAGRDPISLINDALMVGMGVVSRLYDEGVIFLPNVMMSADAMLEGIEFVKEKAGKAPETKGKVVCHVAEGDVHDIGKNIVAALLRAAGYDVVDLGRDVPVDEVVAAVERENPLMLTGTALMTTTMYAFKEVNDKLLEKGYRIPFACGGGAVNQDFVSQYELGVYGEEAADAPKIADFIREHGDNIVKLREKFHKH; via the coding sequence ATGGAGGTTAAACATTTGATAGAAATAGATCCCAGTAGTATTCTGGTTCGTTACAATGTAAAAATGGAAAAGGAAATGACACCGGAAGAGGCTGCAGAAGAACTTTACCCAAAGGATTCACTGATTTACCCGATTGCAAAAGCTATCTTTGAAGGCGAAGAAGATGATGTCGTAGAGGGACTGCAAAAAGCCATCGACGCTGGGAGAGACCCAATCTCTCTTATTAACGATGCATTGATGGTTGGAATGGGAGTAGTCTCCAGGCTTTACGATGAAGGAGTCATTTTCCTGCCAAATGTTATGATGTCCGCTGATGCCATGTTAGAAGGTATAGAATTCGTCAAGGAGAAAGCAGGAAAAGCACCTGAAACCAAAGGAAAAGTTGTCTGCCATGTTGCAGAAGGTGATGTCCACGATATTGGAAAGAATATTGTAGCCGCACTATTGAGAGCAGCTGGCTATGATGTAGTGGATCTTGGAAGAGATGTCCCTGTAGACGAAGTGGTAGCAGCTGTTGAAAGAGAAAATCCCCTTATGCTTACAGGTACGGCTCTCATGACCACGACCATGTATGCATTCAAGGAAGTTAATGACAAACTTCTGGAGAAAGGCTACAGGATTCCTTTTGCATGTGGCGGCGGTGCTGTGAACCAGGACTTCGTATCCCAGTATGAACTTGGAGTATATGGTGAAGAAGCAGCCGATGCTCCCAAGATAGCCGATTTCATCAGGGAGCATGGGGACAACATCGTAAAACTGAGGGAGAAATTCCATAAGCACTGA
- a CDS encoding class I SAM-dependent methyltransferase: protein MKIRESGMPAENQWEDFFDPGKIQVTMGFDHGVVNAIDFECGYGTFTIPASKLINGTIYAIDIEEEMVKRVTEKAINENLINVKAMLCDFILEGSGLKDQSVDYAMLFNILRAEKPEGLLKEAYRILIPGGKFGIIHWSYDPETPRGPPIAIRLRPEQCIKWASDLGFKLDSRHDLNLYHYGLVFSKPI, encoded by the coding sequence ATGAAAATCAGAGAAAGCGGTATGCCAGCCGAAAACCAGTGGGAAGACTTTTTTGACCCGGGAAAAATCCAGGTGACGATGGGATTTGATCATGGCGTAGTAAATGCAATTGATTTTGAATGCGGATACGGAACTTTTACCATACCTGCATCAAAGCTGATAAACGGGACAATATATGCTATTGATATTGAAGAAGAAATGGTAAAAAGAGTTACTGAAAAAGCAATCAATGAGAATCTAATAAACGTAAAAGCAATGCTCTGTGACTTTATTCTTGAAGGTTCAGGGCTGAAGGACCAGAGTGTGGACTATGCAATGCTTTTTAATATCCTGCGTGCAGAAAAACCTGAAGGGCTTCTTAAAGAGGCTTACCGTATTTTAATTCCAGGAGGTAAATTCGGCATTATACACTGGAGTTATGATCCTGAAACTCCACGGGGTCCACCAATAGCTATACGGCTCAGACCCGAACAATGCATTAAATGGGCTTCTGATCTGGGATTTAAGTTAGACAGCAGGCATGATCTGAATCTATACCACTATGGGCTTGTCTTTTCAAAGCCAATATGA
- the mtaB gene encoding methanol--corrinoid protein co-methyltransferase MtaB, with product MAVTRCTKMAYSSADEMVFGRAVNPVKAGLGLEIGAGYTTPEVNYAPRPEAGVSKEKLVKEYERITTDIMARMVQIGAPAVVLETEHVQQMSNNPDWGAEVAHAQKTIMEDYHDEYGIKCALRHTIGDIRESRDFLELRGDKYSVFMEAFEQCAENGADMLAVESMGGKEVFDYAILRNDMAGVLYGIGVLGSMDMEMIWQDIASIAKKNNVVASGDTDCAQANTAMFIAGGLLDKNLAHTLAIIARAVSAARSLVAYEAGAVGPGKDCGYENTICKAIAGVPISQEGKTSTCAHSDLMGNLTMQCCDLWSNESVEYHGEFGGTTVQCWAETLAYDCALMNVALQSGNEKILRDMFVASDMNRDAQGYVLAYNNAYRIGEAITRNGDDIYLRAKNAAIECINIIEEGAKKNLELSRFESKALSDAKAALESLTDDKEQFMSDCLTKYKQEIKVFKPENYGL from the coding sequence ATGGCAGTAACAAGATGTACTAAAATGGCTTATTCAAGCGCAGATGAGATGGTTTTCGGAAGAGCTGTCAATCCCGTCAAAGCCGGACTGGGACTTGAGATCGGTGCTGGTTATACAACTCCCGAAGTGAACTATGCTCCAAGACCTGAAGCCGGAGTATCCAAAGAAAAACTCGTAAAAGAATATGAAAGGATCACCACCGACATTATGGCAAGGATGGTACAAATCGGAGCTCCTGCTGTGGTACTTGAAACCGAACACGTTCAGCAGATGTCAAACAACCCTGACTGGGGAGCAGAGGTTGCACATGCCCAGAAGACTATCATGGAAGATTACCATGACGAGTATGGCATAAAGTGCGCACTCCGCCACACCATTGGTGATATCCGTGAGAGCAGGGATTTCCTCGAACTCAGAGGAGACAAGTACAGCGTCTTTATGGAGGCATTTGAACAGTGTGCCGAGAATGGAGCCGACATGCTCGCGGTTGAGTCAATGGGTGGGAAAGAAGTCTTTGACTATGCAATTCTCAGGAACGATATGGCTGGAGTGCTTTATGGCATAGGCGTTCTTGGCAGCATGGATATGGAAATGATATGGCAGGACATTGCATCAATTGCAAAGAAAAACAACGTAGTGGCATCCGGTGATACTGACTGTGCCCAGGCAAACACTGCAATGTTCATTGCAGGCGGGTTGTTGGATAAGAACCTCGCTCACACACTTGCAATCATTGCAAGGGCAGTTTCTGCCGCCAGATCTCTCGTTGCTTATGAAGCAGGTGCAGTAGGACCCGGAAAGGACTGTGGTTACGAAAACACCATTTGTAAGGCTATTGCAGGTGTCCCGATTTCTCAGGAAGGTAAGACCTCAACCTGTGCCCACTCTGACCTCATGGGTAACCTCACTATGCAGTGCTGTGACCTCTGGTCCAATGAATCCGTTGAATATCACGGAGAATTCGGCGGTACAACTGTCCAGTGCTGGGCCGAGACCCTTGCTTATGACTGCGCACTCATGAATGTAGCCCTGCAGTCGGGCAACGAAAAAATCCTGAGAGACATGTTTGTGGCTTCCGACATGAACAGAGATGCACAGGGCTATGTACTAGCATACAATAACGCCTACAGAATCGGAGAGGCAATCACAAGAAACGGAGATGATATTTATCTCCGCGCCAAGAACGCAGCTATTGAATGTATCAATATTATTGAGGAAGGAGCGAAGAAAAACCTCGAACTCTCCAGATTCGAATCCAAAGCCCTTTCAGATGCAAAAGCTGCACTCGAGAGTCTTACTGATGATAAGGAACAGTTCATGAGTGATTGCCTTACAAAGTACAAACAGGAAATTAAAGTATTTAAGCCGGAGAATTACGGCCTCTAA
- a CDS encoding CPBP family intramembrane glutamic endopeptidase: MNNDNLAKRSPLKFFLLTFALSTPFWLIGSMVEKGLPVPMNLPVSALSFVSPLIAALILTYRKSKLSGIEQLFKRIFDYKKIKPKLWYLLIIFLLPAIYSLSYGIMRLLDRPLPEPQIPFLTIPILFIGFFITAVCEELGWMGYASDSMRCRWSALTTGIVLGLVWGLLHVVPDIQAHHDLAWIVWQRGVYSVAFRILIVWIYNNTGNSIFAVVLFHDMDNVSWSLFPNNGSHYDPAITGLLTAITAVLVIFLWGSKTLARYRYAS, translated from the coding sequence GTGAACAACGACAATTTAGCAAAAAGATCGCCTTTAAAGTTCTTTCTATTAACCTTCGCTCTTTCCACTCCGTTCTGGTTAATTGGCTCTATGGTTGAGAAGGGACTTCCAGTTCCAATGAATCTTCCTGTGAGTGCGCTTTCATTCGTTAGTCCTTTGATTGCGGCTTTGATCCTTACCTATAGAAAAAGTAAACTCTCTGGAATAGAGCAATTATTTAAGAGAATATTTGATTATAAAAAAATCAAGCCAAAGCTCTGGTATCTGCTCATTATTTTTCTGCTGCCTGCCATATATTCGCTGTCGTATGGGATCATGCGCCTTCTGGACAGACCACTTCCAGAACCACAAATTCCATTTCTGACAATACCGATCCTTTTCATCGGGTTCTTTATTACCGCGGTATGTGAAGAGCTGGGCTGGATGGGATATGCTTCTGATTCTATGCGATGTCGGTGGAGTGCATTGACGACCGGCATTGTTCTTGGGCTTGTGTGGGGATTATTACATGTTGTGCCCGATATCCAGGCTCATCATGATCTAGCATGGATAGTATGGCAACGCGGTGTCTATTCGGTTGCATTTCGTATCCTGATTGTATGGATTTACAATAATACCGGAAATAGTATATTTGCAGTGGTACTCTTTCATGACATGGACAATGTCAGCTGGTCTTTATTCCCGAATAATGGCTCACATTATGATCCAGCTATTACCGGACTGCTCACTGCAATCACGGCTGTACTCGTAATATTCCTATGGGGTTCAAAAACCCTGGCAAGGTACAGGTATGCTTCTTAA
- a CDS encoding nucleotide-binding protein: protein MTKARNIAIYGKGGIGKSTTSSNLSAALSDLGLKVMQIGCDPKSDSTNNLRGGKSIPSVLDTLRSGKRIEISDIVYEGFNGVLCVEAGGPEPGVGCAGRGIITAIELLRQKNVFKEFKPDVVIYDVLGDVVCGGFSIPIREGVAEQVYTVASSDFMAIYAANNLFKGIRKYANNGGALFSGIIANSMNQPIQKEIINDFALQTKTTIAGFIPRSLDVTRSELRGQTVIEHAPESEQAELYRELARSILNNDKKYVPAPLESEKLKIWAESWSDILLREREQKGQVKHSIGEINPVGIEI, encoded by the coding sequence ATGACAAAAGCAAGAAACATTGCAATATACGGAAAAGGCGGAATTGGAAAATCGACTACCTCATCAAACCTTTCAGCAGCTCTTTCAGATCTGGGGCTTAAGGTAATGCAGATCGGCTGTGACCCCAAGAGTGACTCCACCAATAATCTGAGGGGAGGAAAATCGATTCCTTCGGTTCTTGATACTTTAAGGAGTGGGAAAAGAATAGAAATCAGCGATATTGTCTATGAAGGCTTCAATGGGGTTTTATGTGTGGAGGCCGGGGGCCCGGAACCTGGAGTAGGATGCGCTGGCAGGGGTATTATCACTGCAATAGAACTCCTGAGGCAAAAAAATGTCTTCAAGGAATTCAAGCCTGATGTAGTAATCTACGACGTGCTTGGAGACGTAGTCTGTGGAGGATTTTCAATACCTATCCGTGAAGGCGTTGCAGAACAGGTCTATACCGTCGCATCGTCGGATTTCATGGCAATATACGCGGCTAATAACCTCTTCAAGGGAATAAGAAAATATGCAAACAACGGCGGTGCACTGTTCAGCGGCATAATTGCAAATTCAATGAACCAGCCTATTCAAAAAGAGATCATTAATGACTTTGCACTACAGACAAAGACAACGATTGCAGGCTTCATACCTCGTTCGCTTGATGTTACCCGAAGTGAACTCAGAGGACAGACCGTGATCGAACATGCACCCGAATCCGAACAGGCTGAATTATACAGGGAACTTGCAAGAAGCATTTTAAACAACGATAAAAAGTATGTGCCTGCACCTCTTGAGTCCGAAAAACTCAAAATCTGGGCTGAGAGCTGGTCAGACATACTTCTCAGGGAGCGCGAACAGAAAGGACAGGTGAAACACAGTATCGGAGAAATAAACCCTGTAGGCATCGAGATCTGA